From a region of the Oscillatoria sp. FACHB-1407 genome:
- a CDS encoding bifunctional riboflavin kinase/FAD synthetase translates to MWITSSLDTVRIPTRVALGNFDGVHRGHRRVIEPILDSPAVVELGVKPNGYRNGALHGGSVDEAIAPGVQQPHSTVLTFRPHPQEFFTGQQRQLLTPLDEKVVCLRDMGVQQLVLLPFDQTLAEMSAQDFVEIILVQRLRVQEISVGQDFRFGCKRSGTTEDLKAIAAAYGVAVQIIPLHTSNGERISSSAIRQALQSGDLAQANHLLGRPYTLMGEVVHGQQLGRLLGFPTANLKLPTEKFLPHRGVYSVRVSGSALTPSGGSVAGVMNIGNRPTVDGVKQTIEVHLLDWSGDLYGQTLTVSLEKFIRPEQKFASLDALKAQIQADCEMARSLLAITPLP, encoded by the coding sequence GTGTGGATTACTTCCTCTTTAGACACTGTTCGCATTCCAACACGGGTTGCCCTGGGAAACTTTGACGGAGTTCATCGGGGGCATCGACGTGTTATTGAGCCGATTTTAGATTCACCTGCCGTTGTCGAGTTGGGGGTGAAGCCAAATGGGTATCGAAATGGAGCGTTGCATGGCGGTTCTGTGGATGAGGCGATCGCTCCTGGCGTCCAGCAACCTCACTCCACCGTCTTAACCTTTCGTCCCCATCCGCAAGAGTTTTTCACGGGGCAACAACGCCAACTGTTAACCCCCCTTGACGAAAAAGTGGTATGTCTGCGGGACATGGGGGTGCAACAACTGGTTCTGTTGCCGTTTGATCAAACCCTGGCAGAGATGTCAGCTCAAGATTTTGTAGAAATCATTTTGGTGCAGCGGCTAAGAGTGCAGGAAATCAGCGTCGGTCAAGATTTTCGGTTTGGCTGCAAGCGATCGGGTACGACGGAAGACCTGAAGGCGATCGCTGCTGCCTATGGTGTAGCCGTTCAAATCATCCCACTGCACACCTCCAACGGAGAGCGCATCAGCAGTTCTGCGATTCGCCAGGCCCTACAATCGGGTGATCTGGCGCAGGCTAATCATTTGTTAGGTCGCCCCTATACCCTCATGGGTGAAGTTGTCCACGGACAACAACTGGGTCGTCTACTGGGGTTTCCGACTGCTAATCTCAAGCTGCCAACTGAGAAATTTTTGCCGCATCGGGGGGTGTATTCCGTGCGAGTGTCGGGATCAGCCCTCACTCCGTCCGGGGGCTCTGTAGCAGGCGTGATGAATATTGGCAATCGCCCCACTGTTGATGGGGTGAAGCAAACGATCGAAGTTCACCTGTTGGATTGGTCAGGCGATCTGTACGGGCAAACCTTGACGGTGAGCCTGGAAAAGTTTATTCGTCCTGAACAAAAATTTGCTTCGCTAGACGCATTAAAGGCTCAAATCCAGGCAGACTGCGAGATGGCGCGATCGCTCCTGGCTATTACCCCATTGCCCTAA
- a CDS encoding sucrose synthase, translating into MFELIYAVVESDEKADLRQFLRGLRQQDKQYLLRNDIVITFIEYCANQQKPEAFQRSSNLGKLIFYTQEIILDESSFCIVIRPEIARSQAFRVTEDLAVEPLTIQELLETRDRHVKRSHPNEGGILQIDLQPFYDYSPLIRDPKNIGKGVQFLNRYLSSKLSDSQQWLETLYKFLSLHRYDGSQLLINERITTQQELSARVKRALTMVGDRPNHEPYTNFRFDLQSIGFEPGWGNTAERVRETLELLDSLIDSPDPQTLEAFLSRIPMIFRIVLVSPHGWFGQEGVLGRPDTGGQVVYVLDQAKSLEKQMQEDVELSGLSVLKVQPKVIILTRLIPNSDGTRCNQPLEKVYGTDNAWILRVPFREFNSKVTQNWISRFEIWPYVESYAIDAEKALLAEFQARPDLIVGNYSDGNLVAFLLARRLKVTQCIIAHALEKSKYLFSNLYWHELEDKYHFSLQFTADLIAMNASNFIISSTYQEIVGTTDSVGQYESYQAFTMPELYHVVHGVELFSPKFNVVPPGVNETYFFPYTNTQERLSGERQRLEALLFTDDDPDQIFGKLDDPSKRPLFSMARLDRIKNLTGLAECFGKSKDLQEQCNLILIAGKLRTEDTADHEEASEIEKLYHIIEQYNLYGKIRWLGVRLSKTDSGEIYRIIGDRQGVFVQPALFEAFGLTVLEAMITGLPTFATRFGGPLEIIQDGVNGFYINPTQPEEMATIILNFITKCEANPDYWSTISQRAIDRVYSTYTWKIHTTRLLSLARIYGFWNYTSQENREDMLRYLESLFYLLYKPRAKQLLEQHMQR; encoded by the coding sequence ATGTTTGAACTGATCTATGCGGTTGTCGAGAGTGACGAGAAAGCTGATCTGCGGCAGTTTTTGCGAGGGTTGCGCCAGCAGGACAAGCAGTATTTATTGCGCAACGATATTGTGATTACGTTTATCGAGTATTGCGCTAATCAGCAGAAACCAGAGGCATTTCAGCGATCGTCTAACCTGGGAAAGCTGATTTTTTATACACAGGAAATTATTTTAGACGAGAGCAGTTTTTGTATCGTCATTCGTCCTGAAATTGCCCGATCGCAAGCCTTTCGAGTGACTGAAGATTTGGCGGTTGAGCCATTGACTATTCAGGAATTGCTGGAAACCCGCGATCGCCACGTCAAGCGATCGCACCCCAACGAAGGCGGCATCCTGCAAATCGACTTGCAACCGTTTTACGACTATTCCCCACTGATCCGAGATCCGAAAAACATCGGCAAAGGAGTGCAATTTCTCAACCGCTATCTGTCCAGTAAGTTGTCAGATTCTCAGCAATGGCTAGAGACGCTCTACAAATTTCTTAGCCTGCATCGCTATGACGGTAGCCAACTGCTCATCAACGAGCGCATCACGACACAACAGGAACTCTCGGCGCGAGTTAAACGGGCGTTAACCATGGTGGGCGATCGCCCCAACCATGAACCCTACACCAACTTCCGCTTTGACCTTCAATCCATTGGTTTTGAGCCGGGATGGGGCAACACTGCCGAGCGAGTGCGGGAGACGTTAGAACTGTTGGACTCCCTGATTGACTCGCCCGACCCACAAACTTTGGAAGCGTTTCTGTCCCGCATTCCTATGATTTTCCGGATTGTCCTGGTGTCACCCCACGGATGGTTTGGGCAGGAGGGTGTGTTGGGCAGACCCGACACAGGCGGACAGGTAGTGTATGTGCTGGATCAGGCGAAAAGCCTTGAGAAGCAGATGCAGGAGGATGTTGAGCTATCGGGTTTAAGCGTTCTCAAAGTTCAGCCCAAGGTGATCATTCTGACCCGCTTGATTCCCAATAGCGACGGCACCCGTTGCAACCAACCCCTGGAAAAGGTCTACGGTACTGACAACGCCTGGATTTTGCGCGTGCCCTTCCGAGAATTTAACTCCAAAGTGACGCAAAACTGGATCTCCCGATTTGAGATCTGGCCCTATGTCGAGAGTTACGCGATCGACGCTGAAAAGGCACTCCTGGCAGAGTTTCAAGCCCGCCCTGACTTGATTGTCGGCAACTACTCGGATGGCAATCTTGTGGCGTTTTTGTTAGCCCGTCGTCTCAAGGTGACGCAATGCATTATTGCTCACGCTTTAGAAAAGTCTAAGTACCTGTTCAGCAACCTCTACTGGCACGAGTTAGAGGACAAATATCACTTCTCGCTGCAATTCACCGCCGACTTGATTGCGATGAATGCTTCTAATTTCATTATCAGCAGTACCTACCAAGAGATTGTGGGCACGACTGATAGCGTCGGGCAATACGAGTCCTATCAGGCTTTTACCATGCCAGAGCTATACCATGTTGTGCATGGGGTCGAGCTGTTTAGCCCCAAATTTAACGTGGTGCCTCCGGGAGTCAACGAAACCTATTTCTTTCCCTATACCAATACTCAAGAGCGTTTGTCAGGCGAACGGCAGCGGTTAGAGGCTCTCCTGTTTACAGACGATGATCCTGACCAAATTTTCGGCAAGTTAGACGATCCCAGCAAACGCCCGCTCTTCTCCATGGCACGGCTCGATCGCATCAAAAACTTGACCGGCTTAGCCGAGTGCTTTGGCAAGAGTAAAGACCTACAAGAGCAGTGCAACCTGATTCTGATTGCTGGCAAGCTTCGCACCGAGGACACCGCTGATCATGAAGAAGCAAGCGAGATTGAAAAGCTCTATCACATCATTGAGCAATACAATCTGTACGGCAAAATTCGCTGGCTAGGAGTGCGGCTCTCCAAGACTGATTCCGGCGAGATTTACCGAATTATTGGCGATCGCCAGGGGGTCTTCGTTCAACCTGCTCTGTTTGAAGCATTCGGTTTAACGGTTCTAGAAGCAATGATCACCGGGTTGCCCACTTTTGCCACTCGCTTTGGCGGACCCTTAGAAATCATTCAAGACGGGGTAAACGGCTTCTACATCAACCCCACTCAACCGGAGGAGATGGCAACGATCATTCTCAACTTCATCACCAAATGCGAGGCAAACCCTGATTACTGGTCTACGATTTCACAACGGGCGATCGACCGAGTGTATAGCACTTACACCTGGAAAATTCACACCACCCGCCTACTCTCGTTAGCCCGCATTTACGGCTTCTGGAACTACACCTCCCAGGAAAACCGGGAAGACATGCTGCGCTATCTAGAGTCATTGTTTTATTTGCTCTACAAACCCAGAGCAAAACAGCTACTAGAACAACACATGCAGCGATAA
- a CDS encoding DUF4327 family protein, protein MLQSIQYSMDLIRDEARHLVQEGVISRQQPIYALCKYIPAREWAYVECELEKSNFLLRDRVGDLLGREEWDND, encoded by the coding sequence ATGCTTCAATCTATTCAATACTCTATGGATCTCATCAGAGATGAGGCTCGCCACCTCGTTCAAGAGGGGGTTATAAGTCGCCAGCAACCCATTTACGCGCTCTGCAAATATATTCCTGCTCGTGAATGGGCATATGTAGAGTGTGAATTAGAGAAAAGTAATTTTCTGTTGAGAGACAGAGTCGGCGATCTGCTCGGACGCGAAGAGTGGGATAACGATTAA
- a CDS encoding sucrose-phosphate phosphatase, giving the protein MTIDWVETREIAIVAQFLLVTDLDNTLVGDEAALVELNQRLTWHREQFGTKIVYSTGRSPTSYRQLCSEQTLLTPDALVTGVGTAIYYEDHSTSDASWADRLATQWDRDKVVAIAAHFADLVPQPDSEQGAFKVSFYLEEAIAADVIPQLETSLKVQDLNIKLIYSGGQDLDILPTQADKGLAMTFLREKWQLSPAQTVVCGDSGNDRALFSMGDERGIIVGNAMPELLQWHKSNPKPHHYLANARCAGGILEGLHHFGWF; this is encoded by the coding sequence TTGACAATTGACTGGGTTGAGACGAGGGAGATAGCGATTGTGGCGCAGTTTTTGCTGGTGACCGATTTAGATAACACCCTCGTAGGGGATGAGGCGGCGTTGGTGGAGTTAAACCAGCGATTGACGTGGCATCGAGAGCAATTTGGAACCAAGATTGTCTACTCAACGGGGCGATCGCCCACTTCTTATCGACAACTGTGTTCCGAGCAGACGCTTTTAACCCCAGATGCCTTAGTGACCGGAGTGGGTACAGCGATTTACTACGAAGACCACTCTACCTCCGATGCTAGCTGGGCAGATCGACTCGCTACCCAATGGGATCGGGACAAGGTTGTGGCGATCGCGGCTCATTTTGCTGATCTCGTGCCCCAACCAGACTCCGAGCAGGGAGCCTTTAAGGTGAGCTTTTATTTAGAAGAGGCGATCGCAGCAGATGTGATTCCGCAACTCGAAACCAGTCTTAAGGTACAGGATCTCAACATTAAGTTGATCTACAGTGGCGGTCAAGATTTGGACATCTTGCCGACGCAAGCCGACAAGGGATTAGCCATGACTTTTTTAAGGGAGAAATGGCAATTAAGTCCAGCTCAGACGGTTGTTTGCGGAGATTCTGGAAACGACCGTGCTTTGTTTAGTATGGGCGATGAGCGTGGCATCATCGTCGGCAACGCTATGCCCGAATTACTCCAATGGCACAAATCCAATCCCAAACCCCACCATTATCTCGCCAACGCCCGATGCGCTGGTGGCATTTTGGAGGGATTGCACCACTTTGGGTGGTTCTAA
- a CDS encoding polysaccharide deacetylase family protein, whose amino-acid sequence MMPFRWSNLLESCIGWWKSNRAHPKVTLLAIATLPLFAFILGFSNLPTADRTSLAEASIDAETPLDTEAAVEAESVVDEPGQIVEAPSPETAQKSSLDASCAAGQEVATTASHPAGDLTELLNWAISPETSFTTLVSQLGPVVAAQLAARPFPEIHERARQSRVPVLMYHDILPEKEVFFDVTPEEFEAHLQLIKQNGLTPINLDQLVAHLSTGVPLPEKPVLLTFDDGYEGHYTYVLPLLRKYGYPGIFGIYTDKVGRNYGRSSLTWEQLREMAADPLVTIASHSLSHRRLDEIPDHQVRREVVESKRILEEQLGIPINHFVYPEGNYSDRAKYWVQLAGYHSALTMDDEENKFAGESDSLLTIERIGQSQIAEVIAQAYGGPPLPTWGTNFNFNNPVQLNRVNLEGTPLILISGGKPVTIHADSRYQVPEIIANTNAIAAVDGGFFSLKYLDSNVMIGPVLSHNTQTFIPGNASENPRLNGRPLVLIGHDAVKFVPFDAARHNVLEGVQAEMANVTDAFVAAAWLVKDSQPQPDEAFGDLFDFNAARHRAFWGIDQTGQPVIGVSAEPIGSVDLGRLLAQAGFRDAVMLDSGASTSLAYQGESLVGYIPRPVPHVVALVPPQVEVATSPTCALVSDRRTED is encoded by the coding sequence ATGATGCCGTTCCGTTGGTCTAATCTTCTGGAATCCTGTATTGGATGGTGGAAAAGCAATCGTGCTCACCCAAAAGTTACCTTACTGGCGATCGCGACCCTGCCTCTCTTTGCTTTCATTTTGGGGTTCTCCAATTTACCCACTGCCGACAGAACGAGCCTTGCCGAAGCATCAATAGACGCAGAAACTCCCCTAGACACAGAAGCCGCTGTAGAAGCCGAAAGTGTTGTTGATGAGCCAGGTCAGATTGTTGAAGCTCCAAGCCCCGAAACAGCTCAAAAGTCTTCCCTCGATGCCAGTTGTGCAGCGGGGCAAGAAGTAGCGACTACGGCATCTCATCCAGCGGGCGATTTGACTGAGTTACTCAATTGGGCCATCAGCCCTGAAACCAGCTTTACGACTTTGGTGAGCCAGTTGGGACCCGTCGTCGCAGCACAACTGGCGGCACGCCCGTTTCCTGAAATCCACGAACGGGCGAGACAGTCGAGAGTTCCTGTGTTGATGTATCACGACATTCTGCCAGAAAAAGAGGTGTTCTTTGATGTCACCCCAGAAGAGTTTGAGGCGCATCTGCAACTGATCAAACAGAATGGACTGACCCCCATCAACCTCGACCAGTTGGTTGCCCATCTGTCAACGGGAGTGCCGCTGCCGGAAAAGCCCGTGTTGTTAACCTTTGACGATGGCTACGAGGGGCACTACACCTATGTGTTGCCCTTACTTCGTAAGTATGGCTATCCCGGTATTTTTGGCATCTATACCGATAAGGTCGGCAGAAATTATGGGCGGTCGAGCCTGACCTGGGAACAACTGCGAGAAATGGCAGCCGACCCTCTGGTTACGATCGCCTCTCACAGTCTCAGCCACCGCCGTTTAGATGAGATTCCAGATCACCAGGTGCGGCGCGAGGTGGTGGAGTCCAAACGGATTCTGGAGGAGCAACTTGGCATTCCCATCAACCACTTTGTCTATCCTGAAGGCAACTATAGCGATCGCGCCAAATATTGGGTACAACTGGCGGGATATCATTCCGCGCTGACTATGGATGATGAGGAGAACAAGTTTGCGGGTGAGTCAGATAGTCTATTGACTATTGAGCGGATCGGGCAATCGCAAATCGCAGAAGTCATCGCTCAAGCTTACGGTGGTCCTCCGTTGCCAACCTGGGGCACAAACTTTAACTTCAATAATCCGGTTCAACTCAACCGCGTTAACCTGGAGGGAACGCCGCTGATCTTGATTTCAGGGGGCAAGCCCGTCACCATTCACGCTGACAGTCGTTATCAGGTGCCCGAAATCATCGCCAACACCAATGCGATCGCGGCAGTTGATGGTGGGTTCTTTTCACTCAAATATCTGGATTCCAACGTCATGATTGGACCTGTTTTGAGCCACAATACCCAAACCTTTATCCCTGGAAATGCCAGCGAGAACCCTCGCCTCAACGGTCGTCCACTCGTTTTGATTGGTCATGACGCCGTGAAGTTTGTGCCCTTCGATGCCGCTCGCCACAACGTTCTAGAAGGAGTGCAAGCAGAGATGGCTAATGTCACTGATGCATTTGTCGCCGCTGCCTGGTTAGTCAAAGATAGTCAACCCCAACCGGATGAAGCGTTTGGTGACTTGTTTGATTTCAACGCAGCGCGACATCGAGCGTTTTGGGGAATCGACCAGACCGGGCAACCCGTGATTGGAGTTTCCGCTGAGCCAATTGGCTCGGTTGATTTAGGCAGATTGCTCGCTCAGGCTGGGTTCCGAGATGCGGTCATGCTTGACTCTGGGGCAAGCACTTCTCTGGCGTATCAGGGTGAGTCTCTGGTGGGCTACATTCCTCGCCCCGTTCCCCATGTCGTCGCATTGGTTCCTCCGCAAGTTGAGGTCGCAACCTCTCCAACATGTGCTCTCGTGTCTGACCGACGCACTGAGGATTAA
- a CDS encoding AAA family ATPase: MRDSIEQLTQNLGRTIVGKAEAIRLVLVALLSGGHALLEDVPGVGKTLLAKSLARSIDGQFQRIQCTPDLLPTDVTGTNIWNPRTGEFEFSPGPVFANVLLADEINRATPRTQSALLEVMEEHQVTVDGVSRLVPSPFFVIATQNPVEYQGTFPLPEAQMDRFALSLSLGYPTETEELQMLQRLQQGTSVDELKPTLSLADVVELRRLCAQVRVERPLQQYILDLIRATRQDEEIILGVSPRGSVALQRAIQALAFLEGRDYAIPDDVKFLAPHVLSHRLIPAGGRRARGIVERLLRSTPIP, translated from the coding sequence ATGAGAGACAGCATTGAACAGCTCACCCAAAATCTGGGACGCACGATTGTGGGTAAGGCTGAGGCAATTCGATTGGTATTAGTAGCTCTATTATCCGGTGGTCACGCTCTGTTAGAAGATGTGCCCGGTGTCGGCAAAACCTTATTAGCAAAATCGCTGGCTCGTTCGATTGATGGGCAATTTCAGCGGATTCAATGCACCCCCGATTTGCTGCCAACGGATGTTACAGGCACCAACATCTGGAATCCTCGTACAGGTGAGTTTGAATTTTCGCCTGGTCCTGTCTTCGCCAATGTGTTGCTGGCAGACGAAATTAATCGGGCAACTCCCCGCACCCAATCTGCTCTGCTAGAGGTGATGGAGGAACACCAGGTCACCGTGGATGGGGTGTCTCGACTGGTTCCCAGTCCCTTTTTTGTCATCGCCACGCAAAACCCAGTGGAGTATCAGGGAACCTTTCCCCTGCCTGAGGCACAGATGGATCGCTTTGCGCTGTCGTTGAGCCTGGGGTATCCCACTGAAACAGAAGAATTGCAGATGTTGCAGCGATTACAGCAGGGTACATCGGTGGATGAACTCAAACCCACCCTGTCTCTGGCAGATGTAGTAGAGTTGCGTCGCCTTTGTGCTCAGGTGCGGGTAGAACGGCCGTTGCAGCAATACATTCTCGATTTGATTCGGGCGACTCGTCAGGACGAAGAAATTATTTTAGGGGTCAGCCCACGGGGATCGGTGGCATTACAGCGGGCAATTCAAGCCCTCGCTTTTCTGGAGGGAAGGGATTATGCCATTCCAGATGATGTGAAGTTTTTGGCTCCCCATGTGTTGTCGCATCGCCTGATTCCGGCGGGAGGGCGACGGGCACGAGGCATTGTAGAGCGGTTGTTGCGCTCCACGCCAATTCCTTAA